The proteins below are encoded in one region of Maribacter aestuarii:
- a CDS encoding SLC13 family permease, translated as MNRTRLVGLVLGPIAFFLILFFFHPEGLSKEANAVLATTAWIAVWWITEAIPIAVTALLPIVLFPLSGGLDLSTTSASFGHKYIFLYMGGFIIAIAIEKWNLHKRIALNIINLIGSDVRKIILGFMLATAFLSMWISNTATAVMMLPIGIAIIKQLKDNPDTVADENLIFGKALMLAIAYSASIGGVATLIGTPPNLVLAGIVLDTYGYEITFMQWFIFGLPISITLLLICWKYLTRYAFTFTQNEFPGGKKEIKRLLSTLGKITYEEKLVTAVFALTAFCWITRSFLLQKLLPGLDDTIIAIFFAIVLFLIPSRNKRERLINWDEAVQMPWGIILLFGGGMALAKGFEESGLAVWIGNQMTSLSGLPIFLLILVLVAAVNFLTEITSNLATTAMLLPVLAPMALTIDVHPFVLMVGAAVAASCAFMLPVATPPNAVVFGSGYLRIPDMVSKGFFMNLASILILSLFVYFVLPELWNIAIVGFPEILKK; from the coding sequence ATGAATAGAACAAGATTAGTTGGATTAGTGTTAGGACCAATTGCTTTTTTCTTGATCTTGTTTTTTTTCCATCCAGAAGGTCTTTCCAAAGAAGCCAACGCCGTCTTGGCCACAACGGCCTGGATCGCTGTATGGTGGATTACCGAAGCCATTCCCATTGCCGTAACCGCATTATTGCCCATAGTGTTGTTTCCTTTGTCGGGTGGTCTGGATCTATCCACAACATCCGCCTCTTTTGGTCATAAGTATATCTTCCTGTACATGGGCGGGTTCATTATCGCCATAGCTATAGAAAAATGGAACCTGCATAAACGCATTGCCTTGAATATCATTAATCTCATAGGTTCGGATGTTCGCAAAATTATTCTAGGATTTATGTTGGCAACTGCTTTTTTGTCCATGTGGATATCCAATACGGCCACCGCTGTAATGATGCTCCCCATAGGTATCGCCATAATCAAACAATTAAAGGACAACCCGGATACGGTAGCGGATGAAAACCTAATTTTTGGTAAAGCATTAATGCTCGCCATAGCGTATAGCGCTTCCATTGGCGGGGTTGCTACGCTCATCGGTACACCTCCTAATCTAGTTCTTGCAGGGATTGTTTTGGATACCTACGGTTATGAGATAACATTTATGCAGTGGTTTATTTTTGGTCTACCCATTTCCATAACACTATTGTTAATATGTTGGAAGTACTTGACGAGATATGCTTTTACTTTTACGCAGAACGAATTTCCAGGGGGTAAGAAGGAAATTAAAAGGCTCCTTAGTACATTGGGTAAAATAACTTACGAGGAAAAACTGGTTACCGCTGTTTTTGCGCTTACGGCGTTTTGCTGGATTACAAGATCCTTTCTCTTACAAAAGCTGTTACCGGGATTGGATGATACTATTATCGCAATTTTCTTTGCCATTGTACTTTTTCTGATTCCTTCCAGGAATAAAAGGGAACGGCTCATTAATTGGGATGAGGCGGTACAAATGCCGTGGGGAATTATTTTACTGTTCGGTGGTGGTATGGCTTTGGCAAAAGGTTTTGAGGAGAGCGGGCTGGCGGTATGGATCGGGAATCAAATGACTTCTTTATCAGGGCTTCCTATTTTTTTATTGATTCTGGTACTGGTAGCTGCGGTCAACTTTCTAACGGAGATTACCTCTAACCTGGCCACTACTGCCATGCTTTTACCCGTCTTGGCCCCAATGGCTTTGACCATAGACGTTCATCCCTTTGTTCTAATGGTAGGGGCTGCCGTGGCGGCTTCGTGTGCGTTCATGCTTCCTGTAGCAACACCACCCAACGCGGTAGTGTTCGGTTCGGGATACTTGCGCATACCGGACATGGTAAGCAAAGGGTTTTTTATGAACCTTGCTTCTATTTTAATACTATCACTTTTTGTATACTTTGTATTACCTGAATTATGGAATATAGCCATCGTAGGTTTTCCGGAAATACTTAAGAAATAA
- a CDS encoding DUF423 domain-containing protein — MNRTIFLTACIFGLLAIILGAFGAHGLEKLVDEYAIATFETGVTYQMYHAFFLFVLGLLPQLEFGTKKLIYSLIVTGVILFSFSIYLLALNSLTNFDFGKIGFLTPIGGVFLIAGWGTLGYQLYRKVQ; from the coding sequence ATGAACAGAACAATTTTTTTAACCGCATGTATTTTCGGTCTGCTGGCCATAATCTTAGGTGCTTTTGGCGCTCATGGTTTGGAGAAACTAGTGGACGAGTATGCCATTGCTACTTTTGAAACGGGTGTTACCTATCAAATGTACCATGCTTTCTTCCTTTTTGTTTTAGGGCTTTTACCACAATTAGAGTTTGGTACAAAAAAGTTGATTTACAGTTTAATTGTTACTGGAGTTATTTTATTTTCTTTTTCGATATATCTTTTGGCACTGAATTCACTTACGAATTTCGACTTTGGCAAAATTGGGTTTTTGACACCGATAGGAGGTGTTTTCTTAATAGCCGGTTGGGGAACCTTAGGGTATCAATTATATAGAAAAGTTCAATAA
- a CDS encoding saccharopine dehydrogenase family protein yields MSRKILVVGAGKSTSFLIDYFLEKSDDEQLHLTIGDINPAVIADHIQSHESCTVLQLDIFDDAQRKEVISESDIVVSMLPARMHIKVAEDCIVFGKHLVTASYVSDEIKALDARAKEKGLVFINEMGLDPGIDHMSAMQIIDNIRSKGGKMLLFESFTGGLVAPESDNNLWNYKFTWNPRNVVVAGQGGTAKFLQEGTYKYIPYNQLFRRTEFFEIEGYGKFEGYANRDSLNYREAYGLQDVLTLYRGTMRRVGFSKAWNMFVQLGMTDDSYQVENSEGMSYREFVNLFLPYSPTDSVELKLRHLLKIDQDDIRWEKLLELNLFDGEKTVPLKNATPAQILQYILEDSWTLQDDDKDMIVMYHKFGYEIHGAKKQIDANMVVIGENRTYTAMAKTVGLPVAIATLLILNRKITTPGVQIPITREVYEPILKELKAYGIIFKEHDVPYLGYDPESVKN; encoded by the coding sequence ATGTCACGAAAAATACTGGTTGTTGGAGCGGGGAAGTCTACCTCCTTTTTAATTGATTATTTTCTGGAAAAATCGGATGATGAGCAACTGCATTTAACAATTGGTGACATAAATCCGGCTGTCATCGCTGATCATATTCAAAGCCATGAATCCTGTACCGTTCTACAACTGGACATATTTGATGACGCACAACGCAAAGAGGTAATCTCAGAAAGTGATATTGTGGTTTCCATGCTTCCTGCCCGCATGCATATAAAGGTAGCGGAAGATTGTATAGTTTTTGGAAAACATCTGGTTACGGCATCCTACGTGTCGGACGAAATTAAAGCCTTGGATGCCCGAGCCAAAGAAAAGGGTTTGGTCTTCATCAATGAAATGGGTCTTGATCCGGGAATAGACCATATGAGTGCCATGCAAATCATAGACAATATACGGTCCAAAGGTGGAAAGATGCTTTTATTCGAATCGTTTACGGGCGGACTAGTGGCACCGGAGTCCGACAACAACCTATGGAACTACAAATTTACTTGGAACCCCAGGAATGTAGTCGTTGCAGGGCAGGGGGGAACGGCTAAATTTCTTCAAGAAGGCACCTATAAGTATATTCCCTACAACCAACTATTTAGAAGGACCGAGTTTTTTGAAATAGAAGGGTACGGGAAATTTGAAGGCTACGCCAACAGGGATTCCCTCAATTATAGGGAGGCCTACGGTCTTCAAGATGTGCTTACCTTATATCGCGGTACCATGAGAAGGGTTGGATTCTCCAAAGCTTGGAATATGTTCGTGCAACTAGGAATGACAGATGATAGCTATCAAGTTGAAAATTCGGAAGGCATGTCTTACAGGGAGTTTGTGAACTTATTTTTACCTTATTCCCCTACGGATTCCGTTGAACTAAAACTACGTCATTTATTAAAAATTGATCAAGACGATATCCGGTGGGAAAAGCTACTGGAGCTGAACCTTTTTGACGGCGAAAAAACAGTTCCGTTAAAAAATGCCACCCCGGCCCAAATACTCCAGTATATATTAGAAGATAGCTGGACATTGCAAGATGACGATAAGGATATGATTGTCATGTATCACAAGTTTGGCTACGAAATACATGGAGCCAAGAAACAGATAGATGCAAATATGGTAGTTATAGGTGAAAACAGGACATACACTGCCATGGCTAAAACAGTGGGGCTTCCGGTTGCCATTGCCACCCTGCTCATCCTGAATAGAAAAATTACTACCCCTGGGGTTCAAATTCCGATTACCCGCGAAGTTTACGAACCGATTTTGAAGGAACTAAAAGCCTATGGCATAATATTCAAGGAGCATGATGTTCCTTATCTGGGCTACGACCCTGAATCCGTAAAAAATTAA
- a CDS encoding Lrp/AsnC ligand binding domain-containing protein translates to MGKSTNEKVKIDGIDKKILRFLMKDARKPVLEIARGIGISGAAIHQRLRKLEASGLLSGSKFIINPKVMGYTTMAYIGIYLDKAMSNPLAVKQLEKIPEVLECHYTTGNWSILIKVLCRDNEHLMHVLNKEIQQIEGVSRTETFISLAQQIDRQITI, encoded by the coding sequence ATGGGAAAATCCACTAATGAAAAGGTAAAGATTGACGGTATCGATAAGAAAATCCTAAGATTTCTGATGAAAGATGCCCGCAAACCTGTATTGGAAATTGCAAGGGGTATTGGAATTTCTGGAGCAGCAATTCATCAGCGACTTCGCAAACTAGAGGCTTCCGGTTTACTCTCCGGTTCCAAGTTTATCATTAATCCAAAAGTGATGGGGTACACCACTATGGCCTATATTGGCATCTATTTGGACAAGGCTATGAGCAATCCGCTCGCTGTTAAACAATTGGAAAAAATACCAGAAGTTTTAGAATGTCATTACACTACCGGAAACTGGTCCATACTTATCAAAGTATTATGTAGGGACAATGAGCATTTAATGCACGTACTCAATAAAGAAATTCAGCAAATTGAGGGGGTATCCCGAACAGAGACCTTTATCTCACTAGCGCAACAAATCGATAGACAAATCACGATTTAA
- a CDS encoding GNAT family N-acetyltransferase, translated as MDYKGMIILQTKRLSLSEANLDDAHFFMELMNSANWLQHIGDRGIDDIKKAENYIEDSLLNSYRKNGFGLYKVLLKPLMEPVGICGFVKRDYLEHPDIGFAILPKFEGKGYTTEAALATISYGFEVLKFPTIFGITTEDNHGSKKILDKIGLRYIEKIKKRRIDQSYFYILK; from the coding sequence ATGGATTATAAAGGCATGATTATCCTACAAACCAAAAGACTATCCCTTTCAGAAGCTAATTTAGATGATGCCCATTTTTTCATGGAATTGATGAACAGTGCCAATTGGTTGCAACATATTGGAGACAGGGGAATCGATGATATAAAAAAGGCCGAGAACTATATAGAGGACAGTCTTTTAAATAGTTATCGGAAAAACGGCTTTGGTCTTTACAAAGTGCTTCTAAAACCGCTTATGGAACCGGTGGGAATTTGTGGATTTGTAAAGCGTGACTATTTGGAGCATCCAGATATAGGTTTCGCCATATTGCCAAAATTTGAAGGAAAAGGATACACAACAGAAGCTGCGTTAGCCACTATTTCCTATGGTTTTGAGGTTTTAAAATTCCCAACAATTTTTGGGATAACGACGGAAGATAACCATGGGTCTAAAAAAATACTAGATAAAATTGGTCTTCGGTATATCGAAAAAATTAAAAAAAGAAGGATAGACCAGAGCTACTTTTATATTCTAAAGTAG
- a CDS encoding zinc metallopeptidase → MMGYYILIGAIALVSWLVSSRLKSKFKHYSKVHLQNGMSGAEIAEKMLADHGIRNVKVISTAGMLTDHYNPKNKTVNLSEGVYSQRNAAAAAVAAHECGHAVQHATAYDWLTMRSKLVPVVSVTSGMSTWVVFGGLVLGAAAGVGFGYWVAIAGLVMMGMATLFSFITLPVEYDASNRALAWLKSKNVVTQSEYKGSEDALKWAARTYLVAAIGSLATLVYWGLQVFGGRD, encoded by the coding sequence ATGATGGGATATTATATACTGATAGGTGCAATCGCATTAGTCAGTTGGTTAGTGAGTAGTCGCTTAAAAAGCAAGTTTAAGCACTATTCAAAAGTACATCTGCAAAACGGTATGAGTGGTGCAGAAATTGCTGAAAAAATGTTGGCAGATCACGGTATACGAAATGTGAAGGTTATTTCTACTGCTGGTATGCTCACAGATCACTATAATCCAAAAAATAAGACGGTTAACCTTAGTGAAGGGGTGTACAGTCAAAGGAACGCGGCGGCTGCAGCCGTTGCGGCACATGAATGTGGCCACGCTGTACAGCATGCTACCGCATATGATTGGTTGACCATGCGGTCCAAATTGGTGCCCGTAGTAAGTGTAACTTCCGGAATGTCCACCTGGGTGGTCTTTGGGGGGTTGGTTCTAGGAGCAGCCGCGGGAGTTGGATTTGGTTATTGGGTAGCAATTGCTGGATTGGTAATGATGGGAATGGCTACATTGTTTAGCTTTATAACGCTACCAGTAGAATACGATGCCAGTAACAGGGCTTTAGCTTGGTTAAAATCGAAAAACGTGGTTACCCAATCGGAATACAAGGGTTCTGAAGATGCGTTGAAATGGGCTGCCCGAACTTATTTGGTAGCTGCTATTGGTTCTTTGGCCACCCTAGTATACTGGGGACTCCAAGTTTTTGGAGGTAGGGATTAA
- the ald gene encoding alanine dehydrogenase produces the protein MIVGIPKEIKNNESRVGMTPAGVFELVKNNHTVYVQSQAGDGSGFFNKDYQQAGAIILDTIGQVYAMSEMIVKVKEPIAEEYELIQEGQILFTYFHFASSEELTKAMIKQKAVCIAYETVEDEEGTLPLLTPMSEVAGRMAIQQGAKYLEKPVKGRGVLLGGVPGVAPGRVLVLGAGVVGIQAAKMAAGLGAHVTIMDINMKRLRYVNDVMPPHVVTEFSNEFNIRKHIKTHDLIIGGVLLKGAKAPNLITRDMLKEMRPGTVIVDVAVDQGGCVETTRPTTHEDPIYIIDDVVHYSVANMPGAVPYTSTMALTNVTFPYVLKLANLGWEAACKKDASLNKGLNIVEGKVVYEEIIEAFGWEEVLA, from the coding sequence ATGATTGTTGGTATTCCTAAAGAAATTAAGAACAACGAAAGCCGGGTTGGGATGACGCCTGCTGGGGTTTTTGAATTGGTAAAGAACAATCACACCGTTTACGTGCAATCTCAAGCAGGCGATGGGAGTGGATTTTTCAATAAGGATTATCAACAGGCCGGGGCTATTATCTTAGATACTATCGGTCAAGTGTACGCCATGTCAGAAATGATTGTAAAAGTTAAGGAGCCCATAGCCGAGGAATACGAATTAATTCAGGAAGGACAAATCCTGTTCACCTATTTTCATTTTGCTTCAAGCGAGGAACTGACCAAAGCGATGATCAAACAGAAGGCCGTTTGCATTGCGTACGAAACGGTTGAGGATGAGGAAGGAACGTTACCATTATTAACACCAATGTCCGAAGTTGCCGGTAGAATGGCCATACAACAGGGCGCTAAATACTTGGAAAAACCTGTAAAGGGACGTGGGGTGCTTTTGGGAGGGGTGCCTGGTGTAGCGCCAGGAAGAGTCTTGGTGCTGGGCGCAGGGGTCGTGGGTATCCAGGCTGCTAAAATGGCAGCCGGTTTAGGTGCACACGTGACCATTATGGATATTAATATGAAACGATTACGCTATGTAAACGATGTGATGCCACCGCATGTGGTAACGGAGTTTTCGAACGAATTCAATATCAGAAAACATATAAAGACCCATGATTTAATTATTGGTGGAGTCCTGTTGAAAGGCGCTAAAGCACCAAATTTGATTACAAGGGATATGCTTAAGGAAATGCGACCGGGTACTGTAATTGTAGATGTGGCCGTAGATCAAGGAGGTTGTGTAGAAACCACGAGACCAACAACCCATGAGGACCCCATTTATATCATTGACGATGTAGTACATTATTCCGTAGCGAATATGCCGGGTGCCGTTCCCTACACTTCTACAATGGCCTTAACGAATGTTACGTTTCCTTATGTATTAAAATTAGCTAATCTTGGGTGGGAAGCTGCCTGTAAAAAGGATGCCAGTTTGAACAAAGGTCTGAACATCGTTGAAGGAAAAGTTGTTTACGAAGAGATTATAGAGGCTTTTGGCTGGGAAGAAGTCCTTGCCTAG
- a CDS encoding SemiSWEET family sugar transporter, which yields MTYIDILGIVAAILTTAAYVPQVYKTWKQKSTKDISLFMYLVLLTGVLLWSVYGFYIESLPIILANCITAVLVLFVLIMKLKYK from the coding sequence ATGACATACATAGACATCCTCGGCATAGTAGCCGCCATACTTACGACCGCGGCCTACGTCCCCCAAGTATACAAAACCTGGAAACAGAAATCTACCAAAGACATTTCTCTATTCATGTACTTGGTACTTTTGACAGGGGTGCTGCTCTGGTCGGTTTACGGATTTTATATTGAGAGTTTACCTATCATATTGGCCAATTGTATTACTGCTGTCCTAGTACTCTTCGTTTTAATAATGAAATTAAAATACAAATAA
- a CDS encoding leucine--tRNA ligase: protein MNYNFNHIEKKWQKYWAENQTFKAENNSDKEKFYVLDMFPYPSGAGLHVGHPLGYIASDIYARYKRHKGFNVLHPQGYDSFGLPAEQYAIQTGQHPAITTEENIKTYRRQLDQIGFSFDWSREVRTSDPKYYKWTQWIFIQLFNAWYNKDTDKAEDIKGLISIFEKEGNRTVNAVCDDEITYFSADEWNKFSAKRKQEILLQYRLTYLAESEVNWCPALGTVLANDEIVNGVSERGGHPVIRKKMTQWSMRITAYAQRLLDGLEKIDWPQPLKDSQTNWIGRSEGASVTFNVFPNEGGEPKHQIEVFTTRPDTIFGVSFMTLAPEHELVQKITTDEQKAEVDAYVEATAKRSERDRMADVKTITGAFTGAHAEHPFTKEPIPIWIGDYVLAGYGTGAVMSVPCGDQRDYDFAKHFDIPIPNIFQGVDISEEAFANKEKTIIANSDFLNGLPYKKASKIAIQTLETLGQGKGKINYRLRDAVFSRQRYWGEPFPVYYDPDGMPQMLNEKFLPLELPEVDKYLPTETGEPPLGNAKEWYWLQYGDEGKVVSEEAFKSSSPSGRLGGALELNTMPGWAGSSQYFNRYMDPHNEEEIFSQEAINYWQDVDLYIGGSEHATGHLLYSRFWQKFMFDKGLVPKDEFAKKLINQGMITGTSAFVGRFTLDWFSGDPDEFVPESSAFETAELFVSESIIDKLEATTDTNWELQIESILGSKIPKSFEFGSYKSSRIDRIHSDVSSINSSDELDIEAFKKWRPEYADAEFIKEPDGSFKVSREIEKMSKSKYNVVNPDDIVQEYGADSLRLYEMFLGPLEQSKPWNTAGITGVHSFLKKMWRLYHTGADSTFEVAEVAPSKDSLKTLHKTIKKVEDDIENFSFNTSVATFMICVNELTAQKCTSRAILEPLAILVSPYAPHIAEELWEKLGNKGSIATVPFPKFEEKYVVESTKEYPISFNGKMKFTIEMPLDFSKEEIESMVMSHEKTHQQLQGRTPKKVIVVPGKIVNIVG, encoded by the coding sequence ATGAACTACAATTTCAACCATATAGAGAAAAAGTGGCAGAAGTACTGGGCCGAGAACCAAACCTTTAAAGCAGAGAACAATTCGGATAAGGAAAAGTTTTATGTGTTGGATATGTTTCCTTATCCCTCTGGGGCGGGTCTTCATGTAGGTCATCCGTTGGGTTATATAGCCAGTGATATTTATGCGCGTTACAAGCGTCATAAAGGGTTTAATGTACTTCATCCACAGGGATACGATTCTTTTGGCCTGCCCGCGGAACAATATGCCATTCAAACGGGGCAACACCCTGCCATTACTACAGAAGAGAACATAAAAACATATCGTCGTCAGCTTGATCAAATTGGTTTTTCTTTTGATTGGAGCAGGGAGGTGCGTACTTCCGACCCCAAGTACTATAAATGGACGCAATGGATTTTCATCCAATTGTTCAATGCATGGTACAACAAGGATACCGACAAAGCAGAGGATATAAAAGGCCTGATTTCAATTTTTGAAAAAGAAGGCAATAGAACGGTAAATGCAGTCTGTGATGATGAGATCACCTATTTTTCTGCGGACGAATGGAACAAGTTTTCGGCAAAGAGGAAGCAGGAGATTTTGTTGCAATATCGATTGACGTATTTGGCGGAGTCTGAAGTTAATTGGTGTCCGGCTCTAGGTACGGTGTTGGCCAACGATGAAATCGTAAACGGTGTTTCGGAACGTGGGGGACACCCGGTCATTCGTAAAAAAATGACACAGTGGAGCATGCGTATAACCGCATATGCCCAACGTTTGTTGGACGGATTGGAAAAAATTGATTGGCCACAACCGCTTAAGGATTCCCAAACCAATTGGATTGGTCGCTCAGAAGGAGCTTCTGTAACTTTTAATGTTTTTCCAAATGAAGGTGGGGAGCCCAAACATCAGATTGAGGTTTTCACTACACGGCCTGATACTATATTTGGAGTTTCCTTTATGACCTTGGCACCGGAACACGAGCTCGTACAAAAAATTACAACTGACGAACAGAAAGCTGAGGTGGATGCCTATGTAGAAGCCACGGCAAAACGGTCCGAGCGAGATCGCATGGCAGATGTTAAGACCATTACCGGTGCATTTACGGGAGCTCACGCCGAACATCCGTTTACAAAAGAACCTATTCCCATTTGGATCGGGGATTATGTCTTGGCAGGTTACGGCACCGGTGCGGTAATGTCCGTTCCTTGCGGTGACCAGCGTGACTATGATTTTGCAAAGCATTTCGATATCCCGATTCCGAATATTTTTCAGGGTGTGGATATTTCTGAAGAGGCTTTTGCCAATAAGGAGAAGACTATCATTGCCAACTCTGATTTTCTGAACGGATTGCCCTATAAGAAAGCATCTAAAATCGCTATTCAAACCTTAGAAACACTGGGGCAGGGCAAAGGCAAAATAAACTATCGCCTGCGGGATGCCGTTTTTAGCAGACAACGGTATTGGGGAGAACCCTTTCCGGTGTATTACGATCCCGATGGGATGCCACAGATGTTAAATGAAAAATTCTTACCATTAGAATTACCTGAGGTCGATAAATACTTACCTACCGAGACCGGCGAACCACCTCTGGGGAACGCAAAGGAATGGTATTGGCTACAGTATGGTGATGAAGGTAAGGTAGTTTCTGAAGAGGCGTTCAAGAGTTCCTCCCCCTCGGGGAGACTAGGAGGGGCCCTTGAATTGAACACCATGCCCGGTTGGGCGGGCAGTTCCCAATATTTTAACCGGTATATGGACCCGCACAATGAGGAAGAAATCTTCTCCCAAGAGGCCATAAACTATTGGCAGGATGTGGACTTGTATATTGGAGGTAGCGAGCACGCCACGGGACATTTATTGTACAGCCGTTTTTGGCAAAAGTTTATGTTCGATAAGGGTTTGGTGCCCAAAGATGAATTTGCTAAAAAGCTAATCAATCAAGGGATGATTACGGGTACCAGTGCTTTTGTAGGAAGATTTACTTTGGATTGGTTTTCAGGTGATCCTGACGAATTTGTGCCTGAAAGCTCTGCATTTGAAACAGCTGAATTATTTGTTTCCGAAAGTATAATAGACAAATTAGAGGCAACAACTGATACAAATTGGGAATTACAAATTGAAAGTATACTAGGTTCCAAAATTCCAAAATCATTTGAATTTGGAAGTTATAAATCTTCAAGAATTGATAGAATCCATTCAGATGTTTCCTCAATAAATTCTTCAGATGAATTGGATATTGAAGCCTTTAAAAAATGGCGTCCAGAATATGCCGATGCAGAGTTCATAAAAGAGCCAGATGGGAGTTTCAAGGTAAGTCGTGAAATCGAAAAAATGTCCAAATCCAAATACAATGTGGTCAACCCAGATGATATTGTACAGGAATATGGGGCGGACAGTCTTCGTTTGTATGAAATGTTTTTAGGGCCATTGGAACAATCCAAACCTTGGAACACCGCGGGGATTACAGGAGTACATTCGTTCTTGAAAAAGATGTGGCGTTTGTACCATACCGGGGCGGATAGTACTTTTGAGGTTGCCGAAGTAGCACCTTCTAAAGATTCTTTGAAGACCTTGCATAAGACCATAAAAAAGGTTGAGGACGACATAGAGAACTTCAGCTTTAATACTTCTGTGGCTACTTTTATGATTTGTGTGAATGAGTTAACGGCCCAAAAATGTACGAGCCGAGCCATCTTGGAACCACTCGCTATTTTGGTATCGCCTTATGCTCCGCATATTGCCGAGGAACTTTGGGAAAAATTAGGCAATAAAGGGTCGATCGCTACGGTACCATTTCCAAAGTTTGAGGAAAAATATGTGGTGGAGAGTACTAAGGAGTACCCTATTTCCTTTAATGGAAAAATGAAGTTCACTATAGAAATGCCTTTAGATTTTAGCAAAGAGGAAATAGAATCTATGGTGATGTCACATGAAAAGACGCACCAACAGTTACAAGGAAGGACCCCGAAGAAAGTAATTGTGGTACCGGGAAAAATCGTGAATATTGTAGGCTGA
- a CDS encoding cell division protein FtsX, with the protein MSTSFENYQRRKLISSYFSVVLSIALVLFLLGILGLLVLNTKKMADRSKEQITISIFLKEDAKELEVEQLQKTLAMSDYTKSATYVSKEEAAEQHSQEIGEDFVDYLGYNPLKNSIDVKLNADFVTAEKVTEIAAELSEKSYVDEVSYDKVLVSMVAKSVEKIGFWILVASAIFTFIAVLLINSSIRLSIYSKRFIIKTMQMVGATKTFIRRPFIWQNIKLGMIGALLALVAIGGVIYYVNTSFQDLGLLEDPTILIILLIGVFVLGILISLVSTYFATQRFLNLRTDELYY; encoded by the coding sequence ATGAGCACTTCTTTTGAAAATTATCAAAGGCGAAAACTAATATCCTCCTACTTTTCAGTAGTACTAAGTATCGCATTAGTACTATTTCTACTGGGTATTTTGGGACTTTTGGTCCTCAACACCAAAAAAATGGCCGACCGCTCCAAGGAGCAGATAACCATATCCATATTCCTAAAGGAAGACGCCAAAGAATTGGAGGTGGAACAATTACAAAAAACCCTGGCCATGTCCGATTATACGAAATCGGCTACGTATGTATCTAAAGAGGAGGCGGCAGAGCAGCACAGCCAAGAAATAGGAGAGGATTTTGTGGATTACCTAGGGTATAACCCGTTAAAAAACTCCATCGATGTTAAACTGAATGCTGATTTCGTGACCGCTGAAAAAGTTACGGAAATTGCTGCAGAGCTTTCCGAAAAAAGCTATGTGGACGAAGTGAGTTATGACAAGGTGCTGGTAAGCATGGTGGCTAAAAGCGTGGAGAAAATAGGATTTTGGATACTGGTAGCCAGTGCCATATTTACATTTATAGCCGTTTTATTGATTAATAGTTCCATTCGCTTATCCATCTATTCCAAACGCTTTATTATCAAGACCATGCAAATGGTTGGTGCGACGAAGACCTTTATACGCAGACCTTTTATTTGGCAGAATATAAAATTGGGTATGATTGGAGCGCTATTGGCCCTTGTGGCCATAGGTGGCGTTATTTATTATGTGAATACTAGTTTTCAGGATTTAGGCCTGTTGGAAGACCCCACAATACTAATCATACTTTTGATAGGCGTATTTGTCTTGGGTATTTTAATTTCACTGGTAAGCACCTATTTTGCCACCCAACGTTTTCTAAACCTTAGGACAGACGAATTATATTATTAA
- a CDS encoding DUF3098 domain-containing protein, whose translation MSKKNRADQTPKQDFIFQKKNYLFMFIGIAFIALGFILMSGGGSDDPNVFNPEIYNFRRIRLAPTLVLIGLGIEIYAILLNPYKKKN comes from the coding sequence ATGAGTAAAAAAAATAGAGCTGACCAGACCCCTAAACAAGATTTTATTTTTCAGAAGAAAAATTACCTTTTTATGTTCATCGGTATAGCTTTTATTGCCCTAGGTTTTATACTTATGAGTGGTGGCGGAAGTGATGACCCCAATGTATTTAATCCCGAAATCTATAATTTTAGAAGAATAAGGTTAGCGCCAACTTTGGTGCTTATTGGCCTAGGTATCGAAATTTATGCGATTTTGTTGAATCCCTACAAAAAAAAGAACTAG